A window from Thermodesulfobacteriota bacterium encodes these proteins:
- a CDS encoding isoprenylcysteine carboxylmethyltransferase family protein, translated as MSGEPAGGIHRLFNHPGVRGFLRKIRVPLAVAAAVLLLYKADPAWFVPALCVSLAGELVQLWCFGTLHKKAELAADGPYAVVRNPMYLGRFFLILGVLMLLGAPWILPVFTVIYYFYMANRVRREEATLREVFGKEYEAYCAEVPRFLPTVRPFRGNPVLTFRSDLFLRNHGHWNLLSVAVFYAIAWAAIRWR; from the coding sequence ATGAGCGGGGAGCCCGCCGGGGGGATCCACCGGCTGTTCAACCACCCGGGAGTCCGGGGATTCCTCCGGAAGATCCGGGTTCCGCTCGCGGTCGCCGCGGCCGTCCTGCTGCTTTACAAAGCGGACCCGGCCTGGTTCGTCCCCGCGCTTTGCGTGTCGCTGGCGGGGGAGCTCGTGCAGCTATGGTGTTTCGGGACGCTCCACAAGAAGGCGGAGCTCGCCGCGGACGGGCCGTACGCCGTGGTCAGGAATCCCATGTACCTCGGCCGGTTCTTCCTGATCCTCGGCGTCCTGATGCTCCTCGGCGCGCCGTGGATCCTGCCCGTCTTCACCGTCATCTACTATTTCTACATGGCCAACCGCGTGCGGCGGGAGGAGGCCACCCTGCGGGAGGTCTTCGGAAAGGAGTATGAAGCGTATTGCGCGGAGGTGCCCCGCTTCCTACCGACGGTCAGGCCGTTCCGGGGGAACCCGGTGCTGACCTTCCGGAGCGATCTGTTCCTGCGCAACCACGGGCACTGGAACCTTCTCTCCGTGGCCGTTTTCTACGCGATCGCCTGGGCCGCCATCCGCTGGCGGTAG
- the pckA gene encoding phosphoenolpyruvate carboxykinase (ATP), which produces MLRRTSGNRADDLSGVGIEKAEAVWWNLSASALIEQALRRREGHMTASGALVVRTGEYTGRSPNDRFFVRESGSEGAIDWGKINVAFGEEKYEAIRARMLAYFEGRDIFVLDCNVGADPEHRLPIRIVSEYAWQSLFSRYMFRPIADPQELMGHVPGFTVICAPGFHSRPEMDGTRSEVFILIHFGRKEVLIGGSLYAGEIKKSIFTVMNFLLPARGVLPMHCSANFGADEKDVAVLFGLSGTGKTTLSADPSRTLVGDDEHGWSDHGVFNFEGGCYAKVIRLSAEMEPEIYRTTQTFGTILENVRMDTESRRIDLNDDHLTENTRASYPLSYIPRAAVHGSVGHPKHIVMLAADAFGVLPPIASMSTDQAMYHFLSGYTAKVAGTERGLRSPQATFSACFGAPFMSLHPSVYARLLGEKIAAHRVNVWLVNTGWTGGPYGIGRRVSIDHTRAMLRAALSGKLEGVEMRRDPFFGLMVPARCPEVPAGVLDPRSAWENGAAYDAAARKLAGMFADNFEQYAAHVTPQVRAAGVPCESR; this is translated from the coding sequence GTGCTGCGCAGAACGAGCGGGAACCGGGCGGACGATCTTTCCGGAGTGGGCATCGAAAAGGCGGAGGCGGTGTGGTGGAACCTTTCCGCTTCCGCCCTGATCGAGCAGGCGCTGCGGCGCCGCGAGGGGCATATGACGGCCTCCGGGGCGCTGGTCGTCCGGACCGGCGAATACACCGGCCGGTCTCCGAACGACCGCTTCTTCGTCCGGGAGTCCGGCAGCGAGGGCGCGATCGACTGGGGAAAGATCAACGTGGCCTTCGGGGAGGAGAAGTACGAGGCGATCCGGGCCAGGATGCTCGCCTATTTCGAGGGGCGCGACATCTTCGTCCTGGACTGCAACGTCGGGGCCGATCCGGAGCATCGGCTGCCGATCCGGATCGTCAGCGAGTACGCGTGGCAGAGCCTGTTCTCCCGGTACATGTTCCGCCCCATCGCGGACCCGCAGGAGCTCATGGGCCACGTCCCCGGCTTCACGGTGATCTGCGCGCCGGGATTCCACTCCCGCCCCGAGATGGACGGCACCCGCAGCGAGGTGTTCATCCTGATCCACTTCGGCCGGAAGGAAGTGCTGATCGGCGGCTCCCTGTACGCCGGGGAGATCAAGAAGTCGATCTTCACCGTGATGAACTTCCTCCTTCCCGCCCGCGGCGTCCTGCCGATGCACTGCTCCGCGAACTTCGGCGCCGACGAGAAGGACGTGGCGGTCCTCTTCGGCCTCTCGGGGACGGGGAAGACGACGCTCTCCGCCGACCCTTCCCGCACGCTGGTGGGGGACGACGAGCATGGCTGGAGCGACCACGGGGTGTTCAACTTCGAGGGCGGCTGCTACGCGAAGGTGATCCGCCTTTCGGCGGAAATGGAGCCGGAAATCTACCGGACGACCCAGACGTTCGGCACGATCCTCGAGAACGTGCGGATGGACACCGAGTCGCGCCGGATCGACCTCAACGACGACCATCTCACGGAGAACACCCGCGCCTCCTACCCGCTCTCCTACATCCCGAGGGCCGCCGTCCACGGCTCGGTGGGGCATCCGAAGCACATCGTGATGCTGGCCGCGGACGCGTTCGGCGTCCTGCCGCCGATCGCGTCGATGTCGACGGACCAGGCGATGTACCACTTCCTTTCGGGATACACCGCGAAGGTCGCGGGGACCGAGCGGGGGCTCCGAAGCCCCCAGGCCACTTTCAGCGCCTGCTTCGGCGCCCCTTTCATGTCGCTCCACCCGTCCGTGTACGCGCGGCTCCTGGGCGAGAAGATCGCGGCGCACCGGGTGAACGTGTGGCTGGTGAACACGGGATGGACCGGCGGCCCTTACGGTATCGGCCGCAGGGTGAGCATCGACCACACCCGGGCCATGCTGCGGGCCGCGCTCTCGGGGAAGCTGGAAGGCGTGGAGATGCGCAGGGACCCGTTCTTCGGCCTGATGGTTCCGGCGCGCTGCCCGGAGGTGCCCGCCGGAGTCCTGGACCCGAGGTCGGCCTGGGAGAACGGCGCCGCCTACGACGCGGCCGCGCGGAAGCTCGCCGGGATGTTCGCCGATAACTTCGAGCAGTACGCCGCCCACGTAACGCCGCAGGTCCGCGCCGCGGGAGTGCCCTGCGAGAGCAGGTAG
- a CDS encoding alpha-hydroxy-acid oxidizing protein — protein MDWDGIRGIAREKFHGVCRVCPRCNGRACAGEMPGIGGAGTGSSFIANFDALASVKLNMTSIHGASSPDTGYDFFGTALKMPILPAPLAGMKMNMGDAMEERDFVAAMVGGAADAGSISFTADGPAPLFFGLGLELLGEFGGRCVPAIKPRREEIFLEMVGKAKDRGAAVVATDIDAAGIVHMRRAGQPAGPWPEAAWRQTISRAGVPVILKGVMTVRDAEAAVRAGAAGIVVSNHGGRVLDHTPGTAEVLPEIAAAVKGRIRVFADGGVRSGEDVLKMLALGAEAVLVGRPVATAAVGGGREGVAFLLNRYAEQLRTAMMYAGCATLAEISPGAIRRAKNS, from the coding sequence ATGGACTGGGACGGGATCCGCGGGATCGCACGGGAAAAGTTCCACGGGGTCTGCCGGGTCTGCCCCCGATGCAACGGCAGGGCCTGCGCGGGGGAGATGCCGGGGATCGGCGGCGCGGGAACGGGATCGTCCTTCATCGCCAACTTCGACGCCCTGGCTTCGGTGAAGCTGAACATGACGTCGATCCACGGGGCCTCCTCCCCCGATACCGGGTACGACTTCTTCGGCACGGCTCTCAAGATGCCGATCCTGCCGGCGCCGCTGGCCGGGATGAAGATGAACATGGGCGACGCGATGGAGGAGCGGGATTTCGTGGCCGCCATGGTCGGCGGCGCGGCGGACGCAGGCTCGATCTCCTTCACCGCCGACGGCCCGGCGCCCCTGTTCTTCGGGCTGGGGCTCGAGCTCCTCGGCGAGTTCGGGGGACGTTGCGTCCCGGCCATCAAGCCGCGCCGGGAGGAGATCTTCCTCGAGATGGTCGGGAAGGCGAAGGACCGCGGAGCCGCCGTCGTCGCCACGGACATCGACGCCGCCGGGATCGTCCACATGAGGCGGGCCGGCCAGCCGGCGGGCCCCTGGCCGGAAGCGGCGTGGAGGCAGACGATCTCCCGGGCCGGCGTGCCCGTGATCCTCAAGGGCGTCATGACCGTCCGGGACGCGGAAGCGGCGGTCCGGGCGGGCGCCGCGGGGATCGTCGTGTCCAACCACGGCGGACGGGTGCTGGACCACACGCCGGGGACGGCGGAGGTGCTGCCGGAGATCGCCGCGGCCGTGAAGGGGAGGATCCGGGTCTTCGCGGACGGCGGCGTCCGCAGCGGGGAGGACGTCCTCAAGATGCTGGCGCTGGGGGCGGAGGCCGTCCTGGTCGGGCGCCCCGTGGCGACGGCGGCGGTCGGCGGCGGGCGGGAGGGGGTGGCGTTCCTGCTGAACCGGTACGCGGAGCAGCTTCGCACGGCGATGATGTACGCCGGCTGCGCCACCCTTGCGGAGATTTCCCCCGGAGCGATACGACGGGCGAAGAACTCTTGA
- a CDS encoding dodecin family protein gives MSVAKVIEITATSPKTFQDAIEAGIARATSTVQDIQGAWIQDQEVVVSGGKIVEYRVRMKVTFLLK, from the coding sequence ATGTCCGTAGCGAAGGTGATCGAGATCACGGCAACCTCCCCGAAAACCTTCCAGGATGCGATCGAGGCGGGAATCGCCCGCGCCACCTCGACCGTCCAGGACATCCAGGGCGCGTGGATCCAGGACCAGGAGGTCGTCGTAAGCGGCGGGAAGATCGTGGAGTACCGGGTCCGGATGAAGGTGACGTTCCTCTTGAAGTAG